One region of Syngnathus scovelli strain Florida chromosome 15, RoL_Ssco_1.2, whole genome shotgun sequence genomic DNA includes:
- the zgc:165604 gene encoding immunoglobulin superfamily member 11 — translation MGAPGRHTLWTLCVCFAALQTNALRVTMRESTVEVVRGDYVILPCSFFTSSPLSRLNIIWTMAPFSSPESPIQVIVYDHGQIIEDPSLIGRVGFTGIPWSADIMVNDTHVSDAGIYRCMVNNPPETADPGIGELQLTVLVAPSLPACQWDGDTDAGGSVTLSCSVAEGIPTPEIHWDKLNPEEISLPINMEGELSGSVQIVNVSSQTSGLYRCSASNVLGTENCYVNLSVFSAVAGNSSGILQGVLLTLSMSLMLLALLVLMTWLHRTGQDGRWRLSKEEEDEEGYNEIRYTPSLMKRSFV, via the exons ATGGGTGCCCCGGGACGACACACGCTCTGGACCCTGTGCGTCTGCTTTGCGGCCCTTCAGACAA ATGCTTTGAGGGTGACCATGAGAGAATCCACGGTGGAGGTGGTCCGAGGGGATTACGTCATCCTGCCCTGCTCCTTCTTCACCTCCAGCCCCCTCTCCCGACTCAACATAATCTGGACCATGGCTCCTTTCTCCAGTCCGGAATCCCCCATTCAG GTGATCGTGTATGACCACGGCCAGATTATAGAAGACCCCTCCCTCATTGGCAGGGTGGGCTTTACAG GTATCCCATGGAGTGCAGACATCATGGTGAACGACACTCATGTGTCGGACGCTGGGATTTATCGCTGCATGGTCAACAACCCTCCAGAAACGGCAGATCCCGGCATAGGAGAACTGCAGCTCactgttttag TGGCACCATCGCTGCCCGCGTGCCAGTGGGACGGCGACACAGACGCGGGGGGTAGCGTCACGTTGTCCTGCTCGGTTGCCGAGGGCATTCCCACTCCGGAGATCCACTGGGATAAACTCAACCCAGAGGAAATTTCACTTCCTATCAACATGGAGG GCGAGCTGTCGGGTTCAGTCCAGATTGTCAATGTGTCCTCACAAACATCCGGCCTGTATCGTTGCTCCGCTTCCAACGTCCTTGGGACGGAGAACTGCTACGTCAACCTGTCCGTCTTCAGCG CGGTGGCAGGGAATTCCTCAGGCATCCTGCAGGGGGTGCTGCTGACTTTGTCCATGAGCCTGATGCTGCTGGCCCTGCTGGTGCTCATGACGTGGCTTCATCGTACAGGCCAGGACGGCCGATGGAGGCTctccaaggaggaggaggatgaggagggctACAATGAGATCCGCTATACTCCATCCTTGATGAAGCGCTCCTTTGTGTAA